The Candidatus Nitrosocosmicus franklandus genome contains a region encoding:
- a CDS encoding deoxyribonuclease IV, translated as MRVGVHVSIGGGIQNSITNATNIGCTSFQIFSRNPRQWKAKHLETEAITLFKENLIQSPIDSKAVFVHMPYLPNLSAPTSELYEKSILTLTDEISRCNLLEIPYLVIHLGSHLGKGEQNGISQLIQACKKSFQNYENNGFSKNNVKLLLENSAGQKNSIGSKVEELQKILDQLGTSEYGICLDTCHLFAAGYDLSTEKGIYELLDLFDDCIGIQHLKLIHLNDSKGELGSGLDRHYHIGMGKIGENGFKTLINAKKLKNLPFIMETPIDSIRGDKENLDYVKQLRD; from the coding sequence TTGAGGGTAGGAGTACATGTCTCCATAGGAGGCGGAATTCAAAATTCAATAACTAATGCAACCAATATTGGATGTACATCTTTTCAGATATTTAGCAGGAATCCGAGACAATGGAAGGCAAAACATCTAGAAACAGAAGCGATAACTCTATTTAAAGAAAATCTGATACAAAGTCCGATAGATTCTAAAGCAGTATTTGTGCATATGCCTTATTTGCCTAATTTGTCTGCCCCTACAAGTGAACTTTATGAAAAGTCCATTTTGACCCTGACAGATGAAATAAGTCGCTGTAATTTATTGGAGATACCTTACTTGGTAATACATTTGGGAAGCCATTTGGGAAAGGGAGAGCAGAATGGTATCTCTCAGCTAATCCAAGCATGTAAAAAGTCGTTTCAAAACTACGAAAATAATGGTTTTTCAAAAAATAACGTTAAACTCTTACTTGAAAATAGTGCTGGACAAAAGAATAGCATTGGTAGCAAAGTTGAAGAACTTCAAAAAATTCTTGATCAACTTGGTACATCCGAGTATGGCATTTGCTTAGATACTTGCCATCTATTCGCAGCAGGATATGATTTATCTACTGAAAAAGGCATTTATGAATTGCTCGACTTATTTGATGATTGTATAGGAATTCAACATTTAAAGTTAATTCATTTAAATGATTCTAAAGGGGAGCTGGGATCCGGGCTCGATAGGCATTATCATATTGGAATGGGTAAAATCGGTGAAAATGGTTTCAAGACTCTAATAAATGCTAAAAAGCTCAAGAATTTGCCTTTCATAATGGAAACACCGATTGATTCTATAAGGGGAGACAAAGAAAACTTGGATTATGTTAAGCAGTTACGAGACTAA
- a CDS encoding DUF2382 domain-containing protein, which yields MNSQTNDKNFSEIKVADRNMSEGAYGLSNINSSEIVKVEELVSKIPLYNENFNITKKEENGHLNIEKKWITSKKKIEIPVLHEAIFINGKELESFDDSEVGEILSRIKSKLSDVFIREKTEGEQKEIKNANESAISIINTRHKEDSTKKNVLEEKPIPIFDSSGKASTDSYKIELWGEEIIINKRMVKMGEILLRKYEVRENRKIDVDVKKEKLTVKFPGNYKEEIF from the coding sequence TTGAATTCCCAAACTAATGATAAGAATTTTTCCGAAATTAAGGTGGCCGACCGGAATATGTCTGAAGGAGCATATGGATTGAGCAATATCAATAGTAGTGAAATCGTAAAGGTGGAGGAATTAGTGAGCAAGATTCCTCTCTATAATGAGAATTTTAATATTACTAAGAAGGAGGAAAATGGACATTTAAATATCGAAAAAAAATGGATAACATCTAAGAAAAAAATTGAAATTCCAGTCTTACATGAGGCAATATTCATTAATGGTAAAGAATTAGAATCCTTTGATGATTCAGAAGTTGGTGAGATCCTTTCTCGAATAAAAAGCAAACTCTCAGATGTGTTCATTCGTGAAAAAACGGAAGGGGAACAAAAGGAAATTAAGAATGCTAATGAAAGCGCAATTAGCATAATTAATACGAGACACAAAGAGGACAGTACAAAGAAAAATGTGTTGGAAGAGAAACCGATTCCAATATTTGATTCCTCAGGTAAAGCTTCAACCGATTCATACAAGATTGAATTATGGGGAGAAGAGATTATTATTAATAAAAGAATGGTTAAGATGGGTGAGATACTTTTAAGAAAGTATGAAGTGCGGGAAAATCGAAAAATCGATGTTGATGTCAAAAAAGAAAAATTAACCGTAAAGTTTCCTGGGAATTATAAGGAAGAAATTTTCTAA
- a CDS encoding YsnF/AvaK domain-containing protein, translating into MSVSNNKEKINWTSVLKKEVIGTDGLDLGEVAEVGDNFIIIQKGLLNKKRFIIPISTVENFDGDILRVRVNENDLLEYEEPNEPQFKDYSTFKASDMSREIETKIPVIGENLQVAKKIVEDKVDIIKDPIKETRTVEIELTYEKISIERIPIENKDKNSKEYTDISSAEYKPEIEKPVSSKTQISIPLKREVPVVIKNPYIREEVIIRKKPVKETRIITTDITNERVSYNENGSQNTSEDSQLGKKD; encoded by the coding sequence GTGTCTGTTAGTAACAATAAGGAAAAAATAAACTGGACTAGTGTTCTCAAAAAGGAGGTAATTGGAACTGATGGATTAGATTTGGGAGAGGTAGCGGAGGTAGGAGATAATTTTATCATTATCCAAAAGGGATTACTGAATAAAAAGAGATTCATTATACCTATTTCTACTGTTGAAAATTTTGATGGAGATATTTTAAGAGTAAGAGTTAATGAGAATGATTTACTTGAGTACGAGGAACCAAATGAACCTCAGTTTAAAGATTATTCAACATTCAAGGCTTCAGACATGTCTAGAGAGATAGAAACTAAGATACCAGTCATTGGTGAAAATTTGCAGGTGGCCAAGAAGATTGTGGAAGATAAGGTAGATATTATTAAGGATCCAATCAAAGAAACTAGAACAGTTGAAATCGAGCTTACTTATGAAAAAATAAGTATAGAGCGAATACCAATTGAAAACAAGGACAAAAACTCCAAGGAATATACTGATATATCAAGCGCAGAGTACAAACCTGAAATAGAAAAACCAGTATCCTCGAAAACACAAATTTCAATTCCATTAAAAAGAGAGGTTCCCGTAGTCATCAAAAACCCTTACATCCGTGAAGAAGTAATAATAAGAAAGAAGCCTGTTAAGGAAACTAGAATCATAACTACCGATATTACAAACGAGAGGGTTAGCTATAATGAAAATGGTTCCCAGAATACAAGTGAAGACTCTCAATTAGGGAAAAAAGATTAG